A part of Candidatus Binataceae bacterium genomic DNA contains:
- a CDS encoding glycosyltransferase N-terminal domain-containing protein, producing MKSAGAGSGGRIPAAHRLEPARRLRGQRMLRLLYNALWYPALPVALALSGGALDAAARRARLGRAWAGDNTAPPEEPRIWAHAASVGEVGALGAVASALVRERPGATLVVTTMTAAGREAARRALPGARAHLLAPLDCRAALGHFLGALRPTLVLIAETELWPNYFIESHRAGACLAIVNGRISARALSRYRCVRPLLREALECADRVLAQTPEDAERFLALGAIADRVVVTGNTKFDLASLVAAPLRPALDAFAVGRTVLVAGSTAPGEEQVVIDAWRELSARFDRLALVVAPRHLGRIAEVEALLGAARIEYAKASAQDADGAAAARVMLLDTMGDLRAMYGRGAAAFVGGSLAPGRGGQSLAEPAAAAVPVLFGPFHENQRAIAAALLEARAGAVVRNAAELVRSVSALLDDDAARRAAGRAAKAVVERMAGGVAATLAELRPLVGAPPQS from the coding sequence ATGAAATCCGCGGGGGCGGGGAGCGGCGGGCGCATCCCGGCGGCGCACCGCCTTGAGCCCGCGCGCCGGCTCCGCGGCCAGAGGATGCTCCGTCTCTTGTACAATGCGCTCTGGTATCCGGCGCTCCCGGTCGCGCTTGCGCTAAGCGGCGGGGCGCTCGACGCTGCGGCGCGGCGCGCGCGCCTGGGCCGTGCGTGGGCCGGCGATAATACGGCGCCGCCGGAGGAGCCGCGCATCTGGGCGCACGCGGCGTCCGTCGGCGAAGTGGGGGCGCTCGGCGCGGTCGCGAGCGCGCTCGTTCGCGAGCGCCCCGGCGCGACGCTGGTCGTCACAACGATGACAGCGGCGGGGCGCGAGGCGGCGCGGCGCGCGCTGCCCGGGGCGCGCGCGCATCTGCTCGCGCCGCTCGACTGTCGCGCCGCGCTTGGCCATTTCCTGGGTGCGCTTCGCCCCACCCTGGTGCTGATTGCCGAGACCGAGCTTTGGCCCAACTATTTCATCGAGTCGCATCGCGCGGGTGCGTGCCTCGCGATCGTCAACGGCCGTATCTCCGCGCGCGCGCTCAGCCGTTACCGCTGCGTTCGCCCGCTCCTGCGGGAAGCGCTCGAGTGCGCGGATCGCGTTCTGGCGCAGACCCCGGAAGATGCGGAGCGCTTTCTCGCCCTCGGCGCAATTGCGGACCGCGTGGTCGTGACCGGCAACACCAAGTTCGACCTCGCAAGTCTCGTTGCCGCGCCGCTGCGGCCCGCGCTTGACGCCTTTGCGGTCGGACGCACGGTACTGGTCGCGGGCTCGACCGCCCCGGGTGAGGAGCAGGTCGTGATCGACGCATGGCGCGAACTCAGCGCGCGTTTCGATCGGCTCGCCCTCGTTGTCGCGCCGCGCCATCTCGGACGCATCGCCGAGGTCGAGGCGCTCCTTGGCGCCGCGCGGATCGAATACGCAAAGGCGAGCGCGCAGGATGCGGACGGCGCGGCCGCGGCGCGCGTGATGCTGCTCGACACGATGGGCGATCTGCGGGCGATGTACGGGCGGGGCGCGGCCGCGTTCGTCGGTGGAAGCCTCGCGCCCGGACGCGGCGGACAGAGCCTTGCCGAACCGGCCGCTGCCGCCGTCCCCGTGCTGTTCGGACCCTTTCATGAGAACCAGCGCGCGATCGCAGCGGCGCTGCTTGAAGCGCGCGCAGGAGCGGTCGTCCGCAACGCGGCTGAGCTTGTGCGCTCGGTGAGCGCATTGCTCGACGATGACGCGGCGCGGCGCGCGGCAGGACGCGCCGCAAAAGCGGTGGTCGAGCGGATGGCCGGCGGCGTCGCCGCCACGCTGGCCGAACTCAGGCCGCTCGTCGGCGCGCCGCCCCAATCATGA
- the lpxB gene encoding lipid-A-disaccharide synthase — MSATPREPPPAASAARRRRVMIVAGEASGDLHGADLAAEILARDPGCDLFGIAGERMRAAGVRALTRTEDIAGLGLAELASTIRRTLGALRQLKAMLRSERPDLVILIDFAEFNMSLAGAAKRAGVPVLYYITPQVWAWRRGRVSRIIERTDRLAVVLPFEAEIYAAAGERVTFVGHPLLDRVAPAQDRAATLKRHGLPALRPLLALLPGSRRGEVRYLLRPMVEAARVLEADHGLIPVIALAPTLTLAQLREEGRVNLDGIRVIEGDTYSIVAASELALAASGTATLETALLGCPMVVAYKMSPLTYALARILVRGVDFIAMPNILAGRKVVPELIQGQVNPRNLVRAAENLMVEPLRTETREALLGLRARLGEPGAAARVAAIALDMME; from the coding sequence ATGAGCGCGACTCCCAGGGAACCGCCGCCCGCCGCCTCCGCGGCCCGGCGCCGGCGCGTGATGATCGTGGCCGGCGAAGCTTCGGGCGATCTCCACGGCGCCGACCTCGCCGCCGAGATTCTCGCCCGCGACCCAGGATGCGACCTGTTCGGCATCGCCGGCGAGCGGATGCGCGCGGCCGGGGTGCGTGCGCTCACGCGCACCGAAGACATCGCCGGCCTTGGGCTTGCCGAACTCGCCTCGACCATTCGCCGCACGCTCGGCGCGCTCCGGCAACTCAAGGCGATGCTCCGAAGCGAGCGCCCCGACCTGGTCATCCTCATCGACTTTGCCGAGTTCAACATGTCGCTCGCGGGCGCGGCCAAGCGCGCCGGGGTGCCGGTGCTCTACTACATCACTCCGCAGGTATGGGCTTGGCGCCGCGGCCGCGTCTCGCGCATCATCGAGCGCACCGATCGTCTCGCCGTGGTCCTGCCCTTCGAGGCGGAAATTTATGCCGCCGCGGGCGAGCGCGTCACCTTCGTCGGCCATCCGCTGCTCGACCGCGTCGCGCCCGCGCAGGATCGCGCGGCCACGCTCAAACGCCACGGCCTGCCTGCTTTAAGGCCGCTGCTCGCGCTTCTGCCGGGCAGCCGGCGCGGCGAGGTGCGCTATCTGCTCCGCCCGATGGTCGAAGCCGCGCGCGTGCTCGAGGCCGACCATGGCCTCATCCCGGTGATCGCGCTTGCGCCGACGCTCACGCTCGCGCAACTGCGCGAGGAAGGACGCGTTAACCTCGACGGCATCCGCGTGATCGAAGGCGACACCTACAGCATCGTTGCGGCGAGCGAACTTGCGCTGGCAGCTTCGGGCACGGCCACGCTGGAAACCGCGCTTTTGGGCTGCCCGATGGTGGTCGCGTACAAGATGTCGCCGCTCACTTACGCACTTGCGCGGATACTCGTGCGCGGCGTGGATTTTATCGCGATGCCGAACATCCTGGCCGGGCGCAAGGTCGTGCCCGAGCTTATCCAGGGCCAGGTCAACCCGCGCAACCTGGTGCGGGCAGCCGAAAACCTGATGGTGGAACCGCTGCGCACCGAGACGCGCGAGGCGCTGCTCGGGCTGCGCGCTCGCCTGGGCGAGCCGGGAGCCGCCGCGCGCGTCGCCGCGATCGCGCTCGATATGATGGAATGA
- a CDS encoding universal stress protein — protein MKIENVLFATDFSDDSGYALNYARTIAEMSNTRLYILHVIENPLEHLYGVPHGEYPALQANAVKKVHELIHRFDDVLAGFTNFELLTKEGEAPLEILKTAEEKHSGAIVMGTHGRGALRNLLLGGTVDKVLRSANVPVMVVRHPSRHLPKHS, from the coding sequence GTGAAGATAGAAAACGTACTCTTCGCGACGGACTTCTCCGATGACTCCGGCTACGCGCTCAACTACGCGCGCACGATCGCCGAGATGAGCAACACCAGGCTCTACATCCTGCACGTGATCGAGAATCCGCTCGAGCATCTTTACGGCGTGCCGCACGGCGAATATCCCGCGCTTCAGGCGAACGCGGTCAAAAAAGTTCACGAATTGATCCATCGCTTCGACGACGTGCTGGCGGGGTTCACCAACTTCGAACTCTTGACCAAGGAAGGCGAAGCGCCGCTGGAAATTCTCAAAACGGCCGAGGAAAAGCACAGCGGGGCGATCGTGATGGGTACACACGGCCGCGGCGCGCTGCGCAATCTCCTGCTCGGCGGCACCGTGGACAAGGTGTTGCGCAGCGCGAACGTCCCGGTGATGGTGGTGCGGCATCCGAGCCGGCATCTGCCCAAGCATAGCTGA
- a CDS encoding SCO family protein, with amino-acid sequence MRVRSTFAALTFAAGLAAALALGLAGCSRGPAGVDEPGAYAAANTNDCLPAVTLVDQHGRDVSLASLKGHPVLIDFIYTMCPGPCPLMTSRMAAVAKLLGPKLGNQVTFVSISIDPEHDRPAVLERYARERGADEAGWLFLTGTPARIDQVLAIYDMKRMRNADGTLNHAAASFLLGPDGRQVRQYQPLEVKASTVVADIDRVLG; translated from the coding sequence ATGCGCGTTCGATCCACATTCGCAGCGCTGACTTTCGCCGCCGGGCTGGCCGCGGCCCTTGCGCTCGGACTCGCAGGTTGTTCGCGCGGCCCCGCCGGTGTCGATGAACCCGGCGCCTACGCCGCCGCCAATACCAACGACTGTCTCCCCGCCGTCACGCTCGTCGACCAGCATGGCCGCGACGTCTCGCTCGCGTCGCTCAAGGGCCATCCCGTGCTGATCGATTTCATCTACACCATGTGTCCGGGACCGTGTCCGCTGATGACCTCGCGGATGGCCGCGGTGGCGAAGCTGCTAGGCCCCAAACTGGGCAACCAGGTAACTTTCGTTTCGATTTCGATCGATCCCGAGCACGACCGGCCGGCCGTGCTCGAAAGATACGCGCGCGAGCGCGGCGCCGACGAAGCCGGATGGCTCTTCCTGACCGGGACGCCCGCCCGGATCGATCAGGTGCTCGCGATTTACGATATGAAGCGGATGCGCAACGCCGACGGCACCCTGAATCACGCGGCGGCGAGCTTCCTGCTCGGCCCCGACGGCCGCCAGGTGCGCCAGTACCAGCCGCTCGAGGTCAAAGCCTCAACGGTCGTGGCTGATATCGATCGAGTGCTTGGCTGA